A genomic window from Luteolibacter sp. LG18 includes:
- a CDS encoding glycoside hydrolase family 88 protein has translation MTEETLKSAFDLCVSKTRLNIEAMVDHPTTWAFAQNGDYAAWPEGFFEIGNWTNSFFTGMAVLSWLDTKEPHFLKQLERIEPFYNAKVNVAIHAVETMHDIGFLYSLYSVALYKNTGDKRQRALGLRAAEVLVGRFVPEGNYIRAWGRMDEPDTDYAGLAIIDCMMNLPLLFWAAEETGDARFREIAIRHADTTLANFVRADDSVYHSFRFNADGSPKGGDNYCGRGIESHWARGTTWAMYGFAMAYRYTGDERYLDASLRVTRKFLSLLDDEVVPVWDFRLNPGEPLLRDSSAAAVAACALQELEALGKSEDAFGVAKDNLIARLCSEDYLNADPAVRGLLRDAEVGDGVGKARSAYTSWGDYYFMEALGRELGLAVNWW, from the coding sequence TTGACCGAAGAAACGCTGAAGAGCGCCTTCGACCTGTGCGTTTCCAAGACCCGCCTGAACATCGAGGCGATGGTGGATCATCCGACGACCTGGGCCTTCGCGCAGAACGGCGACTACGCCGCCTGGCCGGAGGGCTTCTTCGAGATCGGAAACTGGACGAACTCGTTCTTTACCGGCATGGCGGTGCTGTCCTGGCTGGACACGAAGGAGCCGCACTTCCTGAAGCAGCTCGAGCGCATCGAGCCGTTCTACAACGCGAAGGTGAACGTGGCGATCCACGCGGTGGAAACCATGCACGACATCGGCTTCCTCTACTCGCTCTACTCGGTGGCGCTCTACAAGAACACGGGCGACAAGCGCCAGCGCGCGCTCGGCCTCCGCGCGGCGGAGGTGCTGGTCGGCCGCTTCGTGCCGGAGGGCAACTACATCCGCGCGTGGGGCCGGATGGACGAGCCGGACACGGATTACGCGGGCCTGGCGATCATCGATTGCATGATGAATCTTCCGCTGCTCTTCTGGGCGGCGGAGGAAACCGGTGACGCCAGGTTCCGCGAGATCGCGATCCGCCACGCTGACACCACGCTGGCGAATTTCGTCCGCGCCGATGACTCGGTGTACCATTCGTTCCGCTTCAATGCCGACGGCTCGCCGAAGGGCGGGGACAACTACTGCGGACGTGGTATCGAGTCCCACTGGGCGCGCGGCACGACGTGGGCGATGTATGGTTTCGCGATGGCCTACCGCTACACCGGCGACGAGCGTTATCTGGACGCCTCGCTGCGGGTGACGCGGAAGTTCCTCTCTCTGCTGGATGACGAGGTGGTGCCGGTGTGGGACTTCCGGCTGAATCCGGGTGAACCCTTGCTGCGGGATTCTTCCGCCGCGGCGGTGGCCGCCTGTGCCCTGCAGGAACTGGAGGCGCTCGGGAAATCGGAGGACGCGTTCGGCGTGGCGAAGGATAATCTGATCGCGCGGCTGTGCTCGGAGGACTACCTCAATGCCGATCCGGCGGTCCGCGGTCTGCTGCGCGATGCCGAGGTGGGTGATGGCGTGGGCAAGGCCCGCTCCGCCTACACGAGCTGGGGCGACTACTACTTCATGGAAGCGCTCGGCCGCGAGCTGGGTCTGGCGGTGAACTGGTGGTGA
- a CDS encoding alpha-galactosidase — MREILFTHTFGDTLVRYPWDPATGIIGLELVPAAKAGAIVEPRESLRGEDFIDVLPGDDPWPARPVESLVQLKLVGDQYPGAFAQGHTLRNSGTVAAFRYESFAIVSSGDAETIAVKLLRDDGCEAVHRLTWKKGDAALTVSTVFINRSEKPVTLEMLSSFSLSGITPFEAADGEGRLQVHRFRSGWSAEGRLETRSVEELHLERSWSGAGAFSERFGQLGTMPVRRWFPFVAAEDTAAGVLWGAQLCWAGSWQMEVFRQHDDLCLSGGLADREFGHWMKTLAPGESFEAPPAWIACVAGGFDDLCDRLTAMQDAAVNEQPEVEQDLPIVFNEWCTTWGDPSHANVTGIADRLQGTPVRYLVIDAGWYKEGTNDWSSGHGDWKPSELLFPNGLAATAAAIRERGLIPGLWFEMETVGSQSTAFSIGKHFIERDGIPVTVRERRFWDMNDPVAVAYLTERVIDLLESCGFGYLKVDYNETAGLGCDHPDSQGEGLRRQVEGSYRFFEELRRRLPELVIENCSSGGHRLEPSMLGRTAMSSFSDAHELVEIPLIAANLHRLLLPRQNQIWAVLHPRDGVKRLQYSLAATFLGRMCLSGGIQGLDAAQWAVVEEAMDFYGKAAPVIKYGTSRRYGSTGASWRHPRGWQAVVRVAETRALVVTHAFADAPARVEVPVGEGWRVAARFGAGSAALSGGTLLVQTGGDFSASGVLLER, encoded by the coding sequence ATGCGAGAGATCCTTTTCACCCACACCTTCGGCGACACGCTGGTCCGCTATCCCTGGGACCCGGCGACGGGCATCATCGGCCTCGAACTGGTGCCAGCCGCTAAGGCCGGTGCCATCGTCGAGCCCCGTGAAAGCCTGCGCGGCGAGGACTTCATCGACGTGCTGCCGGGCGACGACCCGTGGCCGGCGCGGCCGGTGGAGTCGCTGGTGCAGTTGAAGCTGGTGGGTGACCAATACCCCGGTGCCTTCGCGCAGGGCCACACGCTGCGGAATTCCGGCACGGTGGCGGCGTTCCGCTATGAGTCGTTCGCGATCGTGTCGAGCGGGGACGCGGAAACGATCGCGGTGAAGTTGCTCCGCGACGATGGTTGCGAGGCCGTGCATCGTCTGACTTGGAAGAAGGGCGATGCGGCGCTGACGGTTTCGACCGTGTTCATCAATCGCTCGGAGAAACCGGTGACGCTGGAGATGCTGTCGAGCTTCTCGCTTTCCGGAATCACGCCGTTCGAGGCGGCGGATGGCGAGGGTCGCCTGCAGGTGCACCGTTTCCGCTCCGGCTGGAGCGCGGAGGGGCGGCTGGAAACGCGCTCGGTGGAGGAGCTGCATTTGGAAAGATCGTGGAGCGGGGCGGGGGCGTTCAGCGAGCGCTTCGGCCAGCTCGGCACGATGCCGGTGCGGCGCTGGTTCCCGTTCGTGGCCGCGGAGGACACGGCGGCGGGCGTGCTGTGGGGTGCGCAGCTTTGCTGGGCGGGCTCGTGGCAGATGGAGGTGTTCCGCCAGCACGATGACCTGTGCCTGTCCGGTGGGCTCGCCGACCGCGAGTTCGGCCACTGGATGAAGACGCTCGCGCCGGGCGAATCGTTCGAAGCGCCGCCGGCGTGGATCGCGTGCGTGGCGGGGGGCTTCGATGACCTGTGCGACCGCCTGACGGCCATGCAGGACGCGGCGGTGAACGAGCAGCCGGAGGTGGAGCAGGACCTGCCGATCGTTTTCAACGAATGGTGCACGACGTGGGGCGATCCGAGCCACGCGAACGTCACCGGCATCGCCGACCGCCTCCAGGGCACGCCGGTGCGCTACCTGGTGATCGACGCCGGATGGTACAAGGAGGGCACGAACGATTGGAGCAGCGGCCACGGCGATTGGAAGCCGAGCGAGCTGTTGTTCCCGAATGGTCTCGCCGCCACGGCCGCGGCGATCCGCGAGCGCGGCCTGATCCCCGGCCTGTGGTTCGAGATGGAAACGGTGGGCTCGCAGAGCACGGCGTTCTCGATTGGAAAGCATTTCATCGAACGGGATGGCATCCCGGTGACGGTGCGCGAGCGCCGGTTCTGGGACATGAACGATCCGGTGGCGGTGGCCTACCTCACCGAGCGGGTGATCGACCTGCTGGAGAGCTGTGGCTTCGGCTACCTGAAGGTGGATTACAATGAAACGGCGGGTCTCGGCTGCGATCATCCGGATTCGCAGGGCGAGGGGCTGCGCCGCCAGGTGGAGGGATCGTACCGCTTCTTCGAGGAGCTGCGCCGCCGCCTGCCGGAGCTGGTGATCGAGAACTGCTCGTCCGGCGGCCACCGCCTGGAGCCCTCGATGCTCGGGCGCACGGCGATGTCGTCGTTCTCCGACGCGCACGAGCTGGTGGAAATCCCGCTGATCGCGGCGAACCTGCACCGGCTGCTGCTGCCGCGGCAGAACCAGATCTGGGCGGTGCTGCATCCACGGGATGGCGTGAAGCGCCTGCAATACAGCCTGGCGGCCACCTTCCTGGGTCGCATGTGCCTGTCCGGCGGCATCCAGGGGCTGGACGCCGCGCAGTGGGCGGTGGTGGAGGAGGCGATGGACTTCTATGGAAAGGCCGCGCCGGTGATCAAGTACGGCACCAGTCGTAGATACGGGTCGACGGGAGCGAGCTGGCGGCATCCGCGCGGCTGGCAAGCGGTGGTCCGCGTTGCGGAAACGCGGGCGCTGGTGGTCACGCACGCCTTCGCGGACGCCCCGGCGCGGGTGGAGGTGCCGGTGGGCGAGGGCTGGCGGGTGGCGGCGCGTTTCGGCGCGGGCAGCGCGGCGCTTTCCGGCGGCACCCTGCTGGTGCAGACCGGCGGCGATTTCTCGGCGTCGGGCGTGTTGTTGGAGAGGTAG